A genome region from Streptomyces antimycoticus includes the following:
- a CDS encoding GntR family transcriptional regulator, with product MPITSLQQQSLGDLVAHELRVLIVSGRLLPGTHLVEGALAEQYDVSRGPVRDALRQLEAEGLVEARRRGVFVTGLTEDDVDELYTLRESLETLALTLAIGRAGPGDWEPAERFVRDMRDAADRAAGGDFALADLEFHSQFYVLSGHRRLLAVWEQYRPTFGVILDVTNAQDVDLRPSAEAHADLLATVRAGDVEHAATALRDHLLGAGNRLRCALRSARAAADQE from the coding sequence GTGCCCATCACCTCGCTGCAGCAGCAGTCCCTCGGCGATCTGGTCGCGCATGAGCTGCGTGTGCTCATCGTGTCAGGACGGCTGCTCCCCGGCACCCATCTTGTCGAAGGCGCCCTCGCCGAGCAGTACGACGTCAGCCGCGGCCCGGTCCGGGACGCGCTGCGCCAGCTGGAGGCCGAGGGGCTGGTCGAGGCGCGCCGCCGCGGGGTCTTTGTCACCGGGCTCACCGAGGACGACGTCGACGAGCTCTACACCCTCCGGGAGTCTCTGGAGACGCTCGCCCTCACGCTCGCCATCGGCAGGGCGGGGCCCGGCGACTGGGAGCCCGCCGAACGCTTCGTACGGGACATGCGCGACGCCGCGGACCGCGCCGCGGGCGGTGACTTCGCCCTCGCCGACCTGGAGTTCCACTCCCAGTTCTATGTGCTCTCCGGGCATCGCAGGCTGCTGGCGGTCTGGGAGCAGTACCGCCCCACCTTCGGCGTCATCCTCGACGTCACCAACGCCCAGGACGTCGATCTGCGCCCCTCCGCGGAGGCCCACGCCGACCTGCTGGCGACCGTGCGCGCCGGCGATGTCGAGCACGCCGCCACCGCCCTGCGCGACCACCTCCTCGGCGCCGGGAACCGGCTCCGCTGCGCGCTGCGCTCCGCACGCGCGGCGGCCGACCAGGAGTGA
- a CDS encoding GntR family transcriptional regulator: MQQPTGKRLQQTSMQARVAEELRQMIISGELPPRSSLSEMALSETFGVSRTPIREALKQLQIEGLVEVRPRVGTFVAVPSRRELTELFQMKELLEGAAARLLAFRGNVPEVERLEANMKAADAAVRDGDAEQYAALVHEFHDLIVVGADNSKLEAHYRTLMNQLAYARLVRTSLSRPGRLDESDDEHHRVLNLIQAKDGDGAERVMREHVRMSHQALMAGMDERRA, encoded by the coding sequence ATGCAACAACCCACCGGAAAGCGGCTTCAGCAGACCAGCATGCAGGCGAGGGTCGCCGAAGAGCTGCGGCAGATGATCATCAGTGGTGAACTGCCGCCCCGCTCCAGCCTCTCCGAGATGGCACTGTCCGAGACCTTCGGCGTCAGCCGGACACCCATCCGCGAGGCCCTCAAGCAGCTCCAGATCGAGGGGCTGGTCGAGGTGCGGCCACGGGTCGGAACGTTTGTCGCCGTACCGTCCCGGCGCGAGCTGACGGAGCTGTTCCAGATGAAGGAGCTGCTGGAGGGCGCCGCCGCCCGGCTGCTCGCCTTCCGCGGGAACGTACCGGAAGTGGAGCGGCTGGAGGCCAATATGAAGGCGGCCGACGCCGCGGTCCGGGACGGCGACGCCGAGCAATACGCGGCGCTGGTCCACGAGTTCCACGATCTGATCGTGGTGGGCGCCGACAACAGCAAGCTGGAGGCGCACTACCGCACCCTGATGAACCAGCTGGCCTACGCCCGGCTGGTGCGCACCTCGCTGTCCCGGCCCGGCCGGCTGGACGAGTCCGACGATGAGCACCATCGCGTCCTCAACCTGATCCAGGCCAAGGACGGCGACGGCGCGGAGCGGGTGATGCGGGAGCATGTGCGGATGAGCCACCAGGCCCTGATGGCGGGCATGGACGAGCGCCGGGCCTGA
- a CDS encoding aldehyde dehydrogenase: MNPLPRHDHYIAGEWTAPADGGYFASVNPATAEPWYEAARGTAADVDRAVGAARTAFEDPRWRDLSQTRRGRLLRNLGDLIGDHAERLARTETLDNGKLLREMRAQLAGLPEYFYYYAGLADKIQGEVIPGAGRELLNYTLREPVGVVGAITPWNSPLLLTATKLAPALAAGNTVVVKPSEHTSASLLALAPLFEEAGFPPGVVNVVTGYGTEAGAPLTEHEAVAKVTFTGSSGTGRRIARTCADRLIGCTLELGGKSPNIIFPDADLGSAAMGVIAGIFAAAGQTCVAGSRVLVHREAYDEVLERVTARAATIRVGDPLEETTELGPLALAEQLEKVESYVELGQAEGGKVVCGGRRPDTGLDGYFYSPTVFTGTDNGMRICQEEIFGPVATVMPFGSEEEALSIANDSAYGLAAGVWTRDVNRVHRMAARLEAGTVWANTYRSMSPMSPRAGFKTSGMGTEHGTEVIREYTRLKSVWINTSEEPAGDPFILRS; this comes from the coding sequence ATGAACCCTCTGCCGCGCCATGACCACTACATCGCGGGCGAGTGGACCGCCCCCGCCGACGGCGGCTACTTCGCCAGCGTCAACCCGGCCACCGCCGAGCCCTGGTACGAGGCGGCGCGCGGCACGGCCGCCGATGTGGACCGTGCGGTGGGCGCCGCCCGAACCGCCTTCGAGGATCCGCGCTGGCGCGATCTGAGCCAGACCCGGCGCGGTCGGCTGCTGCGGAATCTGGGCGATCTGATCGGTGACCACGCGGAGCGGCTGGCCCGTACCGAGACCCTCGACAACGGCAAGCTGCTGCGGGAGATGCGGGCCCAACTCGCCGGGCTGCCCGAGTACTTCTACTACTACGCGGGACTCGCCGACAAGATCCAGGGCGAGGTGATCCCCGGGGCCGGCCGCGAGCTGCTCAACTACACCCTGCGCGAACCGGTGGGCGTGGTCGGTGCCATCACCCCCTGGAACTCCCCGCTGCTGCTCACCGCCACCAAGCTGGCCCCGGCCCTGGCCGCGGGAAACACGGTGGTGGTCAAGCCCTCGGAACACACCTCGGCCTCGCTGCTGGCGCTCGCACCGCTCTTCGAGGAGGCGGGGTTCCCGCCGGGAGTGGTCAATGTGGTCACCGGGTACGGCACGGAGGCGGGCGCGCCGCTGACCGAGCACGAGGCCGTGGCCAAGGTGACCTTCACCGGCTCCAGTGGGACCGGCCGCCGGATCGCCCGTACCTGTGCCGACCGGCTGATCGGCTGCACGCTGGAGCTGGGCGGGAAGTCGCCCAACATCATCTTCCCGGACGCCGATCTGGGGTCGGCCGCCATGGGGGTGATCGCGGGCATCTTCGCGGCCGCGGGCCAGACCTGTGTGGCGGGGAGCCGGGTGCTGGTGCACCGGGAGGCGTACGACGAGGTCCTGGAGCGGGTGACGGCGCGGGCGGCCACGATCCGCGTCGGCGATCCGCTGGAGGAGACCACCGAGCTCGGCCCGCTCGCCCTCGCCGAGCAGCTGGAGAAGGTCGAGTCGTATGTCGAGCTGGGGCAGGCCGAGGGCGGAAAGGTGGTCTGCGGCGGCAGGCGGCCGGACACGGGCCTCGACGGGTACTTCTACTCCCCCACCGTCTTCACCGGCACCGACAACGGGATGCGGATCTGCCAGGAGGAGATCTTCGGGCCGGTCGCGACCGTCATGCCCTTCGGCTCCGAGGAGGAGGCCCTGTCCATCGCCAACGACTCCGCGTACGGCCTGGCGGCGGGTGTGTGGACCCGGGATGTGAACCGGGTGCACCGGATGGCCGCCCGGCTGGAGGCCGGGACGGTATGGGCCAACACCTATCGCTCGATGTCGCCGATGTCGCCGCGGGCCGGGTTCAAGACCAGTGGGATGGGGACCGAGCACGGCACGGAGGTGATCCGGGAGTACACCCGGCTGAAGAGCGTCTGGATCAACACCAGTGAGGAGCCCGCCGGGGATCCCTTCATCCTGAGGTCCTGA
- a CDS encoding alpha/beta fold hydrolase: MVLLHGVGLDRRMWDRCLPALAARHRVTLVDLRGHGASPAAAAGVSLAELAADVGALLSGPTHVVGFSLGALVAQRLGLDRPDLTASLTLVSSVAGRSEEERAAVARRQELAAEDFGASAWAAVDRWFSPAWRAQDPGLAQRVLDTLLANDRASYLACYRVFATADTGLWRWLPRIAAPTVAVTGEHDPGSTPAMSHRLAGRISGGRAVIVPGARHLLPLECPQELADVILTHTGAHPGSPTGTDTGSHTGTDTGAHTGQESHRS, from the coding sequence ATGGTGCTGCTGCACGGCGTGGGCCTCGACCGCCGCATGTGGGACCGCTGTCTGCCCGCGCTGGCCGCCCGGCACCGCGTGACGCTGGTCGACCTGCGCGGCCATGGCGCCTCCCCGGCCGCGGCGGCCGGGGTGTCCCTCGCCGAGCTGGCCGCGGACGTCGGGGCGCTGCTGAGCGGCCCCACGCATGTCGTCGGCTTCTCGCTCGGGGCCCTGGTCGCCCAGCGGCTGGGGCTGGACCGGCCGGACCTCACCGCCTCGCTCACCCTGGTCAGCTCGGTCGCGGGCCGGTCGGAGGAGGAGCGGGCGGCGGTGGCCCGCCGCCAGGAGCTGGCCGCCGAGGACTTCGGGGCGTCCGCGTGGGCGGCGGTCGACCGCTGGTTCTCGCCCGCCTGGCGGGCCCAGGACCCCGGGCTGGCGCAGCGGGTGCTCGACACCCTGCTGGCCAACGACCGGGCCTCCTACCTCGCGTGTTACCGGGTCTTCGCGACGGCCGACACCGGGCTGTGGCGGTGGCTCCCCCGGATCGCCGCCCCCACCGTGGCGGTGACCGGCGAGCACGACCCCGGCTCGACCCCGGCCATGTCGCACCGGCTGGCCGGGCGGATCTCCGGCGGCCGGGCGGTGATCGTGCCCGGCGCCCGCCATCTGCTGCCGCTGGAGTGCCCCCAGGAACTCGCCGACGTGATCCTCACCCACACCGGAGCCCACCCCGGAAGCCCTACCGGAACCGACACCGGATCCCATACCGGAACCGACACCGGAGCCCATACCGGACAGGAGTCCCACCGCTCATGA
- a CDS encoding amino acid synthesis family protein, with the protein MNIRKIITFTEDIHSEGGRPVDPPARTAVVLAVIENPWAGQGFVADLLPGIDEVAPKLGALLAPRVVEALDAPVEAYGKAAIVGLDGEVEHGSALIHTLKFGDHFRRAANATTLLPAVEKRAAAGTVFDIPLKHITDATIRSHHQSIEVRVADGPRADEIVIGLAAAAQGRPQARLAPLSTER; encoded by the coding sequence GTGAACATCCGCAAGATCATCACCTTCACCGAGGACATCCACAGCGAGGGTGGCCGCCCGGTGGACCCGCCGGCGCGTACGGCGGTGGTGCTCGCCGTCATCGAGAACCCGTGGGCCGGTCAGGGCTTTGTGGCGGATCTGCTGCCCGGGATCGACGAGGTGGCGCCGAAGCTGGGCGCGTTGCTGGCGCCCCGCGTGGTCGAGGCGCTGGACGCGCCGGTGGAGGCGTACGGGAAGGCCGCGATCGTGGGTCTCGACGGGGAGGTCGAGCACGGCTCCGCGCTGATCCACACCCTCAAGTTCGGCGACCACTTCCGCCGGGCGGCGAACGCGACCACCCTGCTGCCGGCCGTGGAGAAGCGGGCCGCCGCGGGGACGGTCTTCGACATTCCGCTCAAGCACATCACCGACGCCACCATCCGCTCGCACCACCAGAGCATCGAGGTCCGGGTGGCGGACGGACCGCGCGCCGACGAGATCGTCATCGGGCTCGCGGCGGCCGCCCAGGGCCGCCCACAGGCCCGGCTGGCCCCGCTGTCGACGGAGCGGTGA
- a CDS encoding amino acid synthesis family protein → MAEALLRKVVTVADELLLELGRPVAVPVRRVAAAAVIHNPWAGGGLVADLGPEVERIAPGLARLLTGRISEALGGVDRIESFGKAAIVGLDGEIEHGGALIHTPFFGNVFRELTEGTSIIVFSDDRLPAGEPLTVPLWHKTAAATRSHYQTCQIRIPDAPRPDEIVVIAAGASGPRPNARIGDRATDPLIRLADLDDLDDLETVT, encoded by the coding sequence ATGGCTGAGGCGCTGCTGCGCAAGGTCGTCACCGTCGCCGATGAGCTGCTGCTGGAGCTCGGCCGCCCGGTCGCGGTGCCGGTGCGCCGGGTGGCGGCGGCCGCGGTGATCCACAACCCCTGGGCCGGTGGCGGCCTCGTCGCCGATCTTGGGCCCGAGGTGGAGCGGATCGCACCGGGGCTGGCCCGGCTGCTCACCGGCCGGATCAGCGAGGCGCTGGGCGGTGTCGACCGGATCGAGTCCTTCGGCAAGGCCGCGATCGTGGGCCTTGACGGGGAGATCGAGCACGGCGGCGCACTGATCCATACCCCCTTCTTCGGCAATGTCTTCCGCGAGCTGACCGAGGGCACCTCGATCATCGTCTTCAGCGACGACCGGCTTCCGGCCGGTGAGCCGCTGACCGTGCCCCTGTGGCACAAGACCGCGGCCGCGACCCGCTCGCACTACCAGACCTGTCAGATCCGCATCCCCGACGCGCCCCGCCCGGACGAGATCGTCGTCATCGCGGCCGGGGCGTCCGGCCCCCGCCCGAACGCCCGGATCGGGGACCGCGCCACCGACCCCCTCATCCGCCTCGCCGATCTGGACGATCTGGACGATCTGGAGACCGTGACGTGA
- a CDS encoding LLM class flavin-dependent oxidoreductase: protein MAQREPEEQDGRCMRFSIFHNLGAPGRLGEYADVMAEAREFAVTADRAGFWSTWYTEHHFGHEAIEITPNPVLMGADIAARTTDIRIGQAASIATFWHPLRLAEDIAMLDQLSGGRVEVGLGRGLYGREALNLNALADPRDQEQNRALYDETVEVLRKAWSGEFFSHQGRFYEFPAPGVKWNHPLSPATPEYTEAGVITKMQVTPFPLQRPHPPLWQVIDSPRSIKAAAADGVQGLFWLPPVSALGERFELYRDTASRAAGREYALGEGIGLVRDVYVADTMEQARAEFEEALMTTYRWIMHWRGLGNLMEAGEELTDAHELSFDFLQRRNLLVGTPEYVSERIAELRDEVGLEHLLLWTTHPGLPHRNAMRSLELFAEKVMPQFTTGGGHG from the coding sequence ATGGCACAGCGTGAGCCGGAAGAACAGGACGGACGCTGCATGCGCTTCTCGATATTTCACAATCTCGGTGCCCCGGGCCGCCTCGGCGAGTACGCCGACGTCATGGCAGAGGCCCGGGAGTTCGCGGTCACCGCGGACCGGGCGGGCTTCTGGTCCACCTGGTACACCGAGCACCACTTCGGGCACGAGGCGATCGAGATCACCCCGAACCCGGTGCTGATGGGGGCGGACATCGCCGCCCGTACGACAGATATCCGGATCGGCCAGGCGGCCTCGATCGCCACCTTCTGGCATCCGCTGCGGCTCGCCGAGGACATCGCGATGCTCGACCAGCTCTCCGGGGGCCGGGTCGAGGTCGGTCTCGGCCGAGGGCTGTACGGCCGCGAGGCGCTCAACCTCAACGCCCTGGCCGATCCGCGCGACCAGGAGCAGAACCGCGCGCTGTACGACGAGACGGTGGAGGTCCTGCGCAAGGCGTGGAGCGGCGAGTTCTTCTCGCACCAGGGCCGTTTCTACGAGTTCCCCGCCCCCGGGGTGAAGTGGAACCACCCCCTCTCCCCCGCCACCCCGGAGTACACCGAGGCCGGGGTCATCACGAAGATGCAGGTCACGCCGTTTCCGCTGCAGCGGCCGCATCCTCCGCTGTGGCAGGTCATCGACAGCCCCCGCTCGATCAAGGCCGCCGCGGCGGACGGCGTGCAGGGACTCTTCTGGCTGCCGCCGGTCTCCGCGCTGGGGGAGCGGTTCGAGCTCTACCGGGACACCGCGAGCCGGGCGGCGGGGCGCGAGTACGCGCTGGGCGAGGGCATCGGTCTGGTGCGCGATGTGTATGTCGCGGACACCATGGAGCAGGCGCGCGCCGAATTCGAAGAGGCGCTGATGACCACCTACCGGTGGATCATGCACTGGCGTGGACTGGGCAACCTCATGGAGGCGGGCGAGGAGCTCACCGACGCCCATGAGCTGTCCTTCGACTTCCTCCAGCGGCGCAATCTGCTGGTCGGCACCCCCGAGTACGTCTCGGAGAGGATCGCCGAGCTGCGCGACGAGGTCGGCCTGGAGCATCTGCTGCTGTGGACCACCCACCCCGGTCTGCCGCACCGCAACGCGATGCGCAGCCTGGAGCTGTTCGCCGAGAAGGTCATGCCGCAGTTCACCACCGGCGGCGGTCATGGCTGA
- a CDS encoding flavin reductase, whose protein sequence is MTHTLDRTARIRSTWQAVWDQGQVDALDQLLSPAYVRRRGPAAAPQDREQFKESVRAIRRAFPDLRTEIEEIVEEGESLAIRWRSTGSHTGDFLGVPATGRPVEVSGATFTRFDHGVVSEEWVTWDPRQLLEALGIITTTQRAAVDADLVRGVHRKFITGVTVVTCQDDGRPRGLAVNAFASISLDPPMVLVCVQRTSTTHPALHRASHLGINILAAGQLDVAKTFASKADDKFADLAWTAGEFGAPLIDGSCAQLEVEIGERLEAGSHTVFTGRVVSARHAELAPLVYSGGGFFDISQTAPLPW, encoded by the coding sequence ATGACGCATACTCTTGACCGCACCGCCCGCATCCGCTCCACCTGGCAGGCCGTCTGGGACCAGGGCCAGGTCGACGCGCTCGACCAGTTGCTCAGCCCCGCCTATGTGCGCCGCCGCGGCCCCGCCGCGGCACCCCAGGACCGGGAGCAGTTCAAGGAGTCCGTCCGCGCCATCCGCCGGGCCTTTCCCGATCTCCGTACCGAGATCGAGGAGATCGTCGAGGAGGGCGAATCGCTGGCCATCCGCTGGCGCAGCACCGGCAGTCACACCGGCGACTTCCTCGGAGTGCCGGCCACCGGCAGGCCGGTCGAGGTCTCCGGCGCCACCTTCACCCGCTTCGACCACGGCGTGGTCAGCGAGGAGTGGGTGACCTGGGATCCCCGCCAGCTACTGGAGGCGCTCGGGATCATCACCACCACCCAGCGAGCGGCCGTCGACGCCGATCTGGTCCGTGGGGTGCACCGTAAGTTCATCACCGGTGTCACCGTCGTGACCTGCCAGGACGACGGCAGGCCCCGGGGTCTCGCGGTGAACGCGTTCGCCAGCATCTCCCTGGATCCGCCGATGGTGCTGGTCTGCGTGCAGCGCACCTCCACGACCCACCCCGCGCTGCACCGGGCAAGCCATCTGGGGATCAACATCCTCGCCGCCGGCCAGCTCGATGTGGCCAAGACCTTCGCCTCCAAGGCGGACGACAAGTTCGCCGATCTGGCCTGGACCGCCGGTGAGTTCGGCGCCCCGCTGATCGACGGGTCCTGCGCCCAGCTGGAGGTGGAGATCGGCGAGCGGCTGGAGGCCGGCAGCCACACCGTCTTCACCGGCCGGGTGGTCTCCGCCCGCCATGCGGAGCTGGCCCCGCTGGTCTACAGCGGCGGCGGTTTCTTCGACATCTCGCAGACCGCGCCGCTGCCGTGGTGA
- a CDS encoding purine-cytosine permease family protein, translated as MTHDDTAPVYGSAVTKVEPFGVDHIPDNERHGKPSSQFFVWFAAGLNFPIILLGFSAVGLGLSFGAAVAAIVAGAGLGSLLMAVMSRMGVRLGVPQQIQARGPLGFFGNFLPVAYINVFAGVGWAAVTVILGGKAIAELTHLPFWVCGLALTLVELVVSTYGYNMINFLQRVLTYVLTPLFVMITVVALVRGAGTFDADPKAPDYVGSTGGWITFGGWFLSFLVAWAPFASDYSRYLPDSPRVVSRTAWYTGLGNFVTICWLGILGVLLGSNATSTDSITALHQLTGPFAIPALVAIGLSALAQNFLNVYGGAISIQTLKVPVTRTQAVTLICALAYGISLWGHSGIEDKFSVFLNLTAYFIAPFATVLLLDYHLGGRSDPGRIAELYDRGRVLSWGFVAWAGGVVASVPFWQSDLYTGAFAAAYPHAGDLSMFVAAAAAAVLYLLTYRLRPLWTRNVPATPEPRPEKTAAVAGS; from the coding sequence ATGACCCACGACGACACGGCGCCGGTGTACGGCAGCGCGGTCACCAAGGTGGAGCCCTTCGGGGTCGACCACATCCCCGACAACGAGCGGCACGGCAAGCCCAGTTCGCAGTTCTTCGTCTGGTTCGCCGCCGGTCTCAACTTCCCCATCATCCTGCTCGGGTTCAGCGCGGTCGGGCTCGGCCTCAGCTTCGGCGCCGCCGTCGCCGCGATCGTGGCCGGCGCGGGCCTCGGCTCGCTGCTGATGGCCGTGATGTCCCGGATGGGCGTACGGCTGGGGGTGCCCCAGCAGATCCAGGCGCGTGGCCCGCTCGGCTTCTTCGGCAATTTCCTGCCGGTGGCGTACATCAATGTGTTCGCCGGGGTCGGCTGGGCCGCCGTCACCGTGATCCTCGGCGGCAAGGCCATCGCCGAGCTGACCCATCTGCCCTTCTGGGTCTGTGGGTTGGCGCTCACCCTGGTCGAGCTGGTGGTGTCCACCTACGGCTACAACATGATCAATTTCCTGCAGCGGGTGCTGACCTATGTGCTCACCCCGCTGTTCGTCATGATCACGGTGGTGGCCCTGGTACGGGGCGCGGGCACCTTCGACGCCGATCCGAAGGCACCGGACTACGTGGGCTCCACCGGGGGCTGGATCACCTTCGGCGGCTGGTTCCTCTCCTTCCTCGTCGCCTGGGCGCCGTTCGCCTCGGACTACTCGCGCTATCTGCCCGACTCGCCCCGCGTGGTGAGCCGCACCGCCTGGTACACCGGGCTCGGCAACTTCGTCACCATCTGCTGGCTCGGCATCCTCGGTGTGCTTCTGGGCTCCAACGCCACCAGCACCGACTCCATCACCGCCCTGCACCAGCTGACCGGGCCGTTCGCCATCCCCGCCCTCGTCGCCATCGGGCTCTCGGCGCTCGCGCAGAACTTCCTCAACGTCTACGGCGGCGCGATCTCCATCCAGACGCTGAAGGTGCCGGTCACCCGGACCCAGGCCGTCACCCTCATCTGCGCGCTGGCGTACGGGATCAGCTTGTGGGGACACTCGGGGATCGAGGACAAGTTCTCGGTGTTCCTCAACCTCACCGCGTACTTCATCGCGCCGTTCGCCACCGTGCTGCTGCTCGACTACCACCTGGGCGGCCGCTCCGACCCCGGCCGGATCGCCGAGCTGTACGACCGCGGACGGGTGCTCTCCTGGGGCTTCGTCGCCTGGGCCGGCGGGGTGGTGGCCTCGGTGCCGTTCTGGCAATCCGACCTCTACACCGGGGCGTTCGCCGCGGCGTATCCGCACGCGGGCGATCTGAGCATGTTCGTCGCGGCGGCCGCCGCCGCGGTGCTCTACCTGCTGACCTACCGGCTGCGGCCGCTGTGGACGCGGAACGTTCCCGCCACGCCCGAACCGCGGCCGGAGAAGACGGCGGCGGTGGCGGGCTCCTGA
- a CDS encoding transposase has protein sequence MAGVLRAERVWVETFTGLRVDQFGRLLKAVRERGGEGCGWGRPWRLPLAERVLLVAVYYRTNLTMRQLAPLFGVSPATVCRVIQRLGPLLALEPARAATDAAERLWIVDGTLVPVRDRKVGASSRNYRCSANVQVIVDAETRLVVAAARPVPGNTADAKAWRDSGLAAHCKGVTVLGDGAYINTGLIVPHRKRPGRPLLKGEEEDNAQHRKVRARVEHTFSRMKNYKILRDCRQRGNGLHHAVQAVARMHNLAIAA, from the coding sequence ATGGCTGGGGTGTTGAGGGCCGAGCGGGTGTGGGTGGAGACGTTCACCGGGTTGCGGGTCGATCAGTTCGGCCGGCTACTGAAAGCCGTCCGGGAACGTGGTGGCGAGGGCTGCGGCTGGGGCCGTCCGTGGCGGCTGCCGCTGGCCGAGCGGGTGCTGCTGGTGGCCGTGTACTACCGCACGAACCTCACCATGCGGCAGCTCGCCCCGCTGTTCGGCGTCTCACCGGCGACGGTGTGCCGGGTGATCCAGCGGCTCGGTCCGCTGCTCGCGCTCGAGCCGGCCCGGGCCGCCACCGATGCCGCCGAGCGGCTGTGGATCGTGGACGGGACTCTCGTCCCGGTCCGTGACCGCAAGGTCGGAGCATCCTCGCGCAACTACCGGTGCTCGGCGAACGTGCAGGTCATCGTGGACGCGGAGACGCGCCTGGTGGTGGCCGCGGCCCGGCCGGTGCCCGGCAACACGGCGGACGCGAAAGCCTGGCGGGACTCCGGCCTGGCCGCGCACTGCAAGGGCGTGACGGTTCTCGGCGACGGCGCCTATATCAACACCGGGCTGATTGTCCCGCACCGTAAACGCCCCGGACGCCCGCTGTTGAAGGGCGAGGAGGAGGACAACGCGCAGCATCGCAAGGTCCGCGCCCGCGTCGAGCACACCTTCTCCCGCATGAAGAACTACAAGATCCTCCGCGACTGTCGGCAACGCGGCAACGGCCTCCACCACGCCGTCCAGGCCGTCGCCCGCATGCACAACCTCGCCATCGCCGCATGA
- a CDS encoding helix-turn-helix domain-containing protein translates to MAADAGDDDKALERIIAVRAREYRQAAGASVGGMAQRVGISKAMLSKIENAQTACSLTTLSRLARGLGVPVTALFRGMNDEREAVFVPAGHGARIVRRGTRIGHEYALLGALRGSNKRMEALEVTLTESSEVFPLFQHGGTELIYMLDGVMVYGHGKSSYTLGAGDALQFDGEAPHGPEKLITLPIRFLTVTAFGDTPHH, encoded by the coding sequence ATGGCGGCAGACGCGGGGGACGACGACAAGGCGCTGGAGCGGATCATCGCGGTCCGGGCGCGGGAGTACCGGCAGGCGGCCGGGGCGTCGGTGGGTGGGATGGCCCAGCGGGTGGGCATCTCCAAGGCCATGCTGTCCAAGATCGAGAACGCCCAGACCGCCTGCAGCCTCACCACCCTCTCCCGGCTCGCGCGCGGCCTGGGCGTGCCCGTCACCGCGCTCTTCCGCGGGATGAACGACGAGCGCGAGGCGGTCTTCGTCCCGGCCGGCCACGGCGCCCGGATCGTGCGCCGCGGCACCCGGATCGGCCATGAGTACGCCCTGCTCGGCGCCCTGCGCGGCAGCAACAAGCGGATGGAGGCGCTGGAGGTCACCCTCACCGAGTCCAGCGAGGTGTTCCCGCTCTTCCAGCACGGTGGCACCGAGCTGATCTACATGCTCGACGGCGTCATGGTCTACGGCCACGGCAAATCCAGCTACACACTGGGGGCCGGTGACGCCCTGCAGTTCGACGGCGAGGCGCCGCACGGCCCGGAGAAGCTGATCACCCTGCCCATACGGTTCCTGACGGTGACGGCCTTCGGCGACACCCCGCACCACTGA
- a CDS encoding DUF2000 domain-containing protein has protein sequence MSVPQLTDEDVRTDQSTRQAKLKWVIVVDEELPAGRAVNAAACMAAAVGRAMPELLGPDGTDGSGAGHPGLPWAGCSILAAGPEALRELRAKAAGKDDLYLIDMPGQAQTSRVYDEYLDSLAGTKTEDLDYLALSIVGPRNKVSKLIGKLPLLR, from the coding sequence GTGTCCGTTCCCCAGCTCACCGACGAGGATGTCCGCACTGATCAGTCCACCCGGCAGGCGAAGCTGAAGTGGGTGATCGTCGTGGACGAGGAACTGCCGGCGGGCCGGGCGGTGAACGCGGCCGCCTGCATGGCCGCCGCCGTCGGCCGGGCCATGCCGGAGCTGCTGGGGCCGGACGGCACGGACGGGTCCGGCGCCGGCCACCCGGGGCTGCCGTGGGCCGGCTGCTCGATCCTGGCCGCCGGCCCGGAGGCGCTGCGCGAGCTGCGCGCGAAGGCCGCCGGGAAGGACGACCTGTACCTGATCGACATGCCCGGGCAGGCCCAGACGTCACGGGTCTACGACGAGTACCTCGACAGCCTGGCCGGCACCAAGACCGAGGACCTCGACTATCTCGCGCTCAGCATCGTCGGCCCGCGGAACAAGGTGAGCAAGCTCATCGGGAAGCTGCCCCTGCTGCGCTGA